Proteins co-encoded in one Chitinophagales bacterium genomic window:
- a CDS encoding DUF3078 domain-containing protein — protein MKKMLLLLLLCIVSSWNVSVLAQEKVEEVEDDGWKRGLSFGMDFAQLLQINPKVGAGEDKLGIGGTVGVFGNYKKDKLLWNNTVSLLFGIQRLGSGLSVINPTIDNPFQKSIDELRFSSKIGTQVKDDSKWAYAAELTFVSQITPTYPGNFLTDVTDTGASPIAKLFSPATLTLSPGIDYKANKKLSFFFAPFSWKAIFVLEDAIAALPASTKEDNTKGIHGNDWRSPTDFDNTFHQLGATLKGIYQDKFLEGKGAFKSELTLFSNYLENPQNLDVDWRNEIAMNIWKGLQLSLTVNVVYDHDVKVQITDYSASGGVQQTENGPALGRRASITEQLLIKYNVVF, from the coding sequence ATGAAAAAAATGTTGTTATTATTGCTACTGTGTATTGTAAGTAGTTGGAATGTATCGGTTTTGGCTCAGGAAAAAGTTGAAGAGGTAGAAGACGATGGTTGGAAAAGAGGTCTAAGTTTTGGGATGGATTTTGCACAATTGCTGCAAATCAATCCCAAAGTTGGAGCAGGAGAAGATAAATTGGGTATTGGTGGAACAGTAGGAGTATTTGGCAATTACAAAAAAGACAAACTGCTGTGGAACAATACAGTTTCATTGCTTTTTGGCATCCAACGACTTGGGAGTGGCCTGTCTGTCATCAATCCCACGATTGACAATCCTTTTCAAAAAAGCATTGATGAACTGCGCTTTAGTTCCAAAATTGGTACGCAAGTCAAAGATGATTCTAAGTGGGCGTATGCGGCCGAGCTGACTTTTGTGAGTCAAATAACTCCGACTTATCCCGGCAACTTTTTGACGGATGTAACCGATACGGGTGCAAGCCCTATCGCTAAATTGTTTTCTCCAGCAACTCTTACACTCTCTCCTGGTATTGATTACAAAGCCAACAAAAAATTGAGTTTCTTTTTTGCGCCATTTTCATGGAAAGCCATTTTTGTATTGGAGGATGCGATTGCTGCCTTGCCTGCTTCTACAAAGGAGGATAATACCAAAGGAATACATGGCAATGATTGGAGAAGTCCTACTGATTTTGACAATACTTTTCATCAATTGGGAGCAACGCTCAAAGGGATTTACCAAGACAAATTTTTGGAAGGCAAAGGCGCTTTCAAAAGTGAGTTGACTCTTTTTTCCAATTATTTAGAAAATCCTCAAAACTTAGATGTTGATTGGCGCAACGAAATAGCAATGAATATTTGGAAAGGATTGCAGTTAAGCCTGACCGTCAATGTGGTTTACGATCACGATGTGAAAGTACAAATCACAGATTACAGTGCATCAGGAGGAGTTCAACAAACTGAAAATGGACCTGCATTGGGTCGCAGGGCAAGCATCACCGAACAGTTGTTGATTAAATACAATGTCGTTTTTTAG
- a CDS encoding methyltransferase, translating into MPNTYFNFKQFTIHQERCAMKVGTDGVLLGAWTKVEDTAKRILDIGTGTGLLALMMAQKSPTALIDAVEIDHQAFLQASENFAASLWANRLKIYPSSIQKFAQIVPYKYDSIITNPPYFHNSHKAKTQARTQARHSDTLSPEELLDAVRKLLQPKGSFHLILPPTEALQFQQMASQYDFHCHRILHFKPKPDKPVKRLLMAFYLFPKKDAIEVSELIGRGQDNLHTTAYRQLTSDFYLDTAFS; encoded by the coding sequence TTGCCGAACACTTACTTCAATTTCAAGCAATTCACCATCCATCAAGAACGCTGTGCCATGAAAGTTGGCACAGACGGTGTATTGTTGGGAGCATGGACGAAAGTAGAAGACACAGCAAAACGCATTTTAGACATCGGTACAGGAACGGGACTTTTGGCATTGATGATGGCGCAAAAGTCCCCAACAGCGTTGATTGATGCCGTTGAAATAGATCATCAAGCATTTCTACAAGCAAGCGAAAACTTTGCCGCATCTCTCTGGGCAAATCGCCTCAAAATCTATCCATCTTCCATCCAAAAGTTTGCCCAAATTGTTCCTTACAAATACGATTCAATTATCACCAACCCTCCCTATTTTCATAACTCTCACAAAGCCAAAACACAAGCTCGCACACAAGCACGACATTCCGATACGCTTTCTCCCGAAGAATTGTTGGATGCAGTTCGGAAATTATTGCAGCCAAAAGGCAGTTTTCATTTAATCTTACCTCCCACAGAAGCACTTCAATTTCAGCAAATGGCAAGCCAATATGACTTTCACTGTCACCGAATCTTACACTTCAAACCCAAACCAGACAAACCCGTAAAACGCTTGTTGATGGCATTTTACCTATTTCCCAAAAAAGATGCCATTGAAGTTTCAGAACTGATAGGAAGGGGGCAAGACAACCTACATACGACTGCCTATCGACAATTGACGAGTGATTTTTATTTAGACACTGCTTTTTCATGA